One region of Culex pipiens pallens isolate TS chromosome 2, TS_CPP_V2, whole genome shotgun sequence genomic DNA includes:
- the LOC120426272 gene encoding uncharacterized protein LOC120426272 isoform X1, with the protein MKKSVEQDKPKAARNKNRRKYKRKKNAKQAKRAIEKGLQSGEECFVGQNRAASVPNNNPNFNHRTVPHHPRMKNAQNIWIKTYQNIIKWHSQHQMNYWKQHALKLRVENARLKRRLTVQDSEDEDDAEAEVREAQQSQQQDEDQEDEALDEEFIAFMEVSARHRLERRRLKNESVH; encoded by the exons atgaaaaaatccgTCGAGCAGGACAAACCCAAAGCTGCTCGTAATAAAAATCGAAGAAAGTACAAACGCAAGAAGAATGCCAAGCAAGCAAAACGAGCCATCGAAAAGGGCCTGCAGTCGGGGGAGGAATGCTTTGTCGGGCAGAACAGGGCAGCATCGGTTCCCAACAACAACCCCAACTTTAACCACCGCACAGTGCCACATCATCCTCGAATGAAAAACGCTCAAAATATCTGGATCAAAACGTATCAGAATATCATAAAGTGGCACAGCCAGCATCAGATGAACTACTGGAAGCAGCACGCGTTGAAGCTACGTGTGGAGAATGCACGCCTCAAACGGCGTCTCACGGTGCAAGACTCGGAGGATGAAGACGATG CAGAAGCAGAAGTTCGTGAGGCGCAACAAAGCCAGCAGCAGGACGAGGACCAGGAGGACGAGGCCCTGGACGAGGAGTTTATCGCGTTCATGGAGGTGTCCGCCAGACATCGCCTGGAACGGAGGAGGCTGAAAAACGAAAGTGTTCATTAA
- the LOC120426272 gene encoding uncharacterized protein LOC120426272 isoform X2, which produces MKKSVEQDKPKAARNKNRRKYKRKKNAKQAKRAIEKGLQSGEECFVGQNRAASVPNNNPNFNHRTVPHHPRMKNAQNIWIKTYQNIIKWHSQHQMNYWKQHALKLRVENARLKRRLTVQDSEDEDDEAEVREAQQSQQQDEDQEDEALDEEFIAFMEVSARHRLERRRLKNESVH; this is translated from the exons atgaaaaaatccgTCGAGCAGGACAAACCCAAAGCTGCTCGTAATAAAAATCGAAGAAAGTACAAACGCAAGAAGAATGCCAAGCAAGCAAAACGAGCCATCGAAAAGGGCCTGCAGTCGGGGGAGGAATGCTTTGTCGGGCAGAACAGGGCAGCATCGGTTCCCAACAACAACCCCAACTTTAACCACCGCACAGTGCCACATCATCCTCGAATGAAAAACGCTCAAAATATCTGGATCAAAACGTATCAGAATATCATAAAGTGGCACAGCCAGCATCAGATGAACTACTGGAAGCAGCACGCGTTGAAGCTACGTGTGGAGAATGCACGCCTCAAACGGCGTCTCACGGTGCAAGACTCGGAGGATGAAGACGATG AAGCAGAAGTTCGTGAGGCGCAACAAAGCCAGCAGCAGGACGAGGACCAGGAGGACGAGGCCCTGGACGAGGAGTTTATCGCGTTCATGGAGGTGTCCGCCAGACATCGCCTGGAACGGAGGAGGCTGAAAAACGAAAGTGTTCATTAA